Proteins co-encoded in one Capnocytophaga ochracea DSM 7271 genomic window:
- a CDS encoding pyruvate dehydrogenase complex E1 component subunit beta encodes MRTIQFREAVCEAMSEEMRRDESIYLMGEEVAEYNGAYKASKGMLDEFGPKRIIDTPIAEGGFAGISVGAAMNGNRPIVEFMTFNFSLVAIDQIINNAAKMRQMSGGQFNIPIVFRGPTASAGQLAATHSQAFENWYANCPGLKVVVPSTPYDAKGLLKSAIRDNDPVIFMESEQMYGDKGEVPEEEYTIPLGVADIKRAGTDVTIVSFGKIIKEAHKAADILAKEGIECEIIDLRTVRPLDFDTVFASVKKTNRLVILEEAWPFASVSSEITYQVQEHIFDYLDAPVQRITTTDTPAPFSSELLKEFLPNADDVVKAVKKVLYK; translated from the coding sequence ATGAGAACAATACAATTTAGAGAAGCCGTTTGCGAAGCGATGAGTGAAGAGATGCGTCGCGACGAGTCTATTTATTTGATGGGTGAAGAGGTAGCCGAATATAATGGCGCTTACAAAGCCTCTAAAGGAATGCTCGATGAATTTGGGCCTAAACGTATTATTGATACCCCTATCGCTGAAGGTGGTTTTGCAGGTATCTCAGTAGGGGCTGCTATGAATGGTAACCGCCCTATTGTAGAGTTTATGACTTTCAACTTTTCATTAGTAGCGATTGACCAAATCATTAACAACGCGGCTAAAATGCGCCAGATGTCAGGAGGTCAGTTTAATATTCCTATCGTTTTTCGTGGTCCTACCGCTTCTGCTGGTCAGTTGGCGGCTACCCACTCTCAAGCTTTTGAGAACTGGTATGCTAACTGCCCTGGATTGAAAGTAGTAGTTCCTTCTACGCCTTACGATGCAAAAGGACTCTTGAAGTCGGCTATCCGTGATAACGACCCTGTTATCTTTATGGAATCTGAGCAAATGTACGGCGATAAAGGTGAAGTGCCAGAAGAAGAATACACTATTCCATTAGGCGTTGCCGATATCAAGCGTGCGGGTACTGATGTAACTATCGTTTCTTTCGGTAAAATTATTAAAGAAGCGCATAAAGCTGCTGATATTTTAGCCAAAGAAGGTATTGAGTGTGAAATCATCGACTTGCGTACTGTACGTCCGCTTGACTTTGACACGGTATTCGCATCGGTTAAGAAAACTAATCGCTTAGTGATTTTGGAAGAAGCGTGGCCTTTTGCCAGTGTATCTTCTGAAATTACTTATCAAGTACAAGAGCACATCTTCGATTATCTCGATGCGCCTGTACAACGCATTACTACCACTGATACGCCAGCACCATTCTCTTCAGAGCTTTTGAAAGAGTTTTTGCCAAATGCTGACGACGTAGTAAAAGCAGTAAAAAAAGTACTTTATAAATAA
- a CDS encoding class I SAM-dependent methyltransferase: protein MNKIPETMLITLWAKATENKEPQPLLRDEKAAEIINKIDYDFSRFKKAKFSQAGVCVRAHLIDEETRAFIEQHPDAVIIQLGTGLDARYERLGCPELTHWYDLDLPEVIAIRRQFFEENERRSFLEMSLFDTEWIEKVKAHHKPVLIIVEGVLMYFPPFEVKDFMIHLCEAFTEATLLFDMLAYALVGHAKNHDTLKAMDKDRRPEFQWSEKYSEAMEQWHPKLHVAKEYFMSKYDQGRYPFIFRMLYKIPYFYRRFNQRVVRLEIR from the coding sequence ATGAACAAAATACCCGAAACAATGCTCATTACTTTATGGGCAAAAGCTACTGAAAATAAAGAACCTCAACCGCTGTTACGCGATGAGAAGGCTGCTGAGATTATAAACAAAATAGACTATGATTTTAGCCGATTCAAGAAAGCTAAATTCTCCCAAGCAGGCGTGTGTGTGCGCGCTCACCTGATAGACGAAGAAACACGTGCTTTTATAGAGCAACACCCCGATGCAGTAATAATACAATTGGGTACGGGTCTTGATGCTCGTTATGAGCGTTTGGGTTGTCCGGAACTTACCCATTGGTATGACCTCGATTTACCTGAGGTGATTGCTATCCGGCGTCAGTTTTTTGAGGAGAATGAAAGACGTAGTTTTTTAGAAATGTCTCTCTTTGATACCGAATGGATAGAGAAAGTAAAAGCTCACCACAAGCCTGTGCTCATTATTGTTGAGGGGGTACTGATGTATTTCCCTCCGTTTGAGGTAAAAGATTTTATGATACATCTCTGTGAAGCATTTACTGAGGCTACTCTTCTCTTCGATATGCTGGCTTACGCTTTGGTAGGACACGCTAAGAACCACGATACACTAAAAGCAATGGATAAAGACAGGCGCCCTGAATTTCAATGGAGTGAAAAGTATAGCGAGGCGATGGAGCAGTGGCACCCTAAGTTGCACGTGGCGAAAGAGTATTTTATGAGTAAGTACGACCAAGGACGCTACCCATTTATCTTCCGTATGCTATATAAGATTCCGTATTTTTATAGGCGATTTAACCAGAGAGTGGTGAGATTAGAGATAAGGTAA
- a CDS encoding helix-turn-helix domain-containing protein, with product MNMINEITLPLATNEEEVQNYYERVNEQIGVFRLEQQTLGNHTYYRWLAQMKEDVAFEGGMDIPSVRLYFVTRTHKGMTVQVDGQNCFSKAGTHNIFFGKEECLGKDLLHKGDIIEVITVAISAEQFAQIATQYPETFMAWYQRYERGGNFILSPEQSLPTDFAMQTVLDQLQHASLLGKAARPYADLKVQELFLLQLHQYEQQQLQVYQYCKTQTDVRKMYEVRDRLTAQLDVTPSIAELARAVGVNEKKLCYGFKEVFGTTVFGYLYDYKMELAQQLLLHTDKSIGEIALTCGYDYISHFSTAFKKKFGRNAKEVRNKR from the coding sequence ATGAATATGATAAACGAAATAACATTACCTTTGGCAACCAACGAAGAAGAGGTGCAAAATTATTACGAAAGAGTGAATGAACAAATAGGGGTGTTCCGATTGGAACAACAAACCTTAGGCAATCATACTTACTACCGATGGCTAGCACAAATGAAAGAAGATGTGGCTTTTGAGGGAGGTATGGATATCCCCTCAGTGCGTCTTTATTTCGTAACCCGAACCCACAAAGGTATGACGGTGCAGGTAGATGGGCAAAATTGTTTCAGTAAGGCGGGGACTCACAATATCTTTTTTGGTAAAGAAGAATGCTTGGGCAAAGACTTGTTGCATAAAGGTGATATTATAGAAGTGATTACGGTTGCTATCAGTGCTGAGCAATTTGCACAAATAGCTACCCAATACCCCGAAACTTTTATGGCGTGGTACCAGCGCTATGAGCGAGGAGGTAACTTTATTCTTTCGCCTGAACAATCACTTCCTACTGACTTTGCTATGCAAACTGTTCTTGACCAACTGCAACACGCTTCTCTTTTGGGCAAGGCAGCACGACCTTATGCCGACCTAAAAGTGCAGGAACTCTTTTTGTTACAATTACATCAATACGAACAGCAACAGCTACAAGTATACCAATACTGCAAAACCCAAACCGACGTACGAAAGATGTACGAAGTGCGCGACCGCCTTACGGCTCAGTTGGACGTTACGCCTTCGATAGCTGAACTGGCACGTGCCGTAGGTGTGAACGAAAAGAAGTTGTGTTATGGTTTTAAAGAGGTATTTGGCACTACTGTTTTTGGTTATCTATACGACTATAAAATGGAATTGGCACAACAACTGCTCCTTCACACCGATAAGAGTATAGGTGAAATTGCCCTCACCTGTGGGTATGATTATATATCGCATTTTTCGACTGCCTTTAAGAAGAAGTTTGGTAGAAATGCAAAGGAGGTAAGAAATAAGAGGTAA